A region of the Ferroacidibacillus organovorans genome:
TCTTCACGCGTCAACTTAAAGGCTCCCCAGTGAATCGGCAACATGTAAGTTGCTTTTACATCCACAAACGTCTTTAACGCGTCGTCCGGATCCATATGCATCATGTGAAACCACTCACGCGGCTCATACGCGCCAATCGGAATCAGCGCAACATCCGGTGCCGTTCCCTGCATTCCTTTAGAAAAGTCACTGCGATATCCCGTATCACCGGCAAACCAGAAACGATGCTTTCCGCCATTCACAAAAATCCCAGCCGAGGAGCGATACCGTTCAAGCCAGCGCTTTCCCCTGTGATTGACAGGCGTGAGACTATACGTGAAGCCATCAAGCGCAATCGTTTCGTCACGTCCTAATTCGTGAATATGTACAAACCCAAGATCATGAAGCAGTGATAGATGTCCGCGCGGACAAATCACGATCGCCTTACTCTTGCGGGCGATCTTCTTGAGTGTCGGGCGGTCCAAATGATCCCAATGCGCGTGAGACAAGAGCACAACATCAATCGAAGACAAATCGTCACTCGTATACCCGGCAGCCCGTTTTCTACGCACGACCAACGCGCGATTGGAAACGATCGGATCGGTTATAAAACGTTTGCCATCCACTTCTACGAGCACCGTGGAATGCCCTATGAATTTATAGCGAATCAGGGTAA
Encoded here:
- a CDS encoding MBL fold metallo-hydrolase gives rise to the protein MRGSLCLPLSERVITLIRYKFIGHSTVLVEVDGKRFITDPIVSNRALVVRRKRAAGYTSDDLSSIDVVLLSHAHWDHLDRPTLKKIARKSKAIVICPRGHLSLLHDLGFVHIHELGRDETIALDGFTYSLTPVNHRGKRWLERYRSSAGIFVNGGKHRFWFAGDTGYRSDFSKGMQGTAPDVALIPIGAYEPREWFHMMHMDPDDALKTFVDVKATYMLPIHWGAFKLTREEIHEPPLVLRELAKREGLEERILWLEPGEQHVFNQPIRQMDDGGRNPGPTHL